A region of Bombilactobacillus folatiphilus DNA encodes the following proteins:
- a CDS encoding type II toxin-antitoxin system PemK/MazF family toxin encodes MKADQGYIPEQQDLIELDFDPAVGQEIQKRHPALVMSHQGYSQITGLVVIAPVTHANHNRLKKFFVPINSEQVDGYVNPLQFFTYDFRKRHAQKLGMLSTSSFALVQQIVLDILD; translated from the coding sequence GTGAAAGCTGATCAAGGTTATATTCCGGAACAACAGGATTTGATTGAGCTGGATTTTGATCCCGCTGTCGGTCAAGAAATTCAAAAGAGGCACCCAGCTTTGGTCATGAGTCATCAAGGATACAGTCAAATAACGGGTTTGGTTGTTATTGCCCCCGTTACGCACGCTAATCATAATCGCTTGAAAAAATTTTTTGTGCCAATCAACAGTGAGCAAGTGGATGGATATGTGAATCCTTTACAGTTTTTTACCTATGATTTTCGAAAACGGCATGCGCAAAAATTGGGCATGTTATCAACGTCTTCTTTTGCTTTGGTCCAACAAATTGTCTTAGATATTTTAGATTAA
- a CDS encoding alpha/beta hydrolase has protein sequence MKKHWKGIVIWILVILVAADFGGAYYLFNFAFKSGSGYSARNNDRPLTKDERWAQKAPQQVWQQVTQDKDHLHLKARYYPAAHKTDKTMLVAHGYGDNSLTLGSYIKMFHQAGYNVLAPDDRGSGRSGGHYLGFGWQDRNDMQQWVRQILCKNGNQTQIGLFGVSMGAATVMYYLGLQVPHQVKFVVADCGYASIKGELDHELKALFNLPSFPLVATANLYTKMLAHYDFYQADTAKTLKHNKLPLFIIHGTKDTFVPTKNARINYRNTHGPKKLWLVKGATHAQSYETQPEQYRHKVLAWAQKYFAK, from the coding sequence ATGAAGAAACATTGGAAGGGAATCGTCATTTGGATTCTGGTGATTTTGGTGGCTGCCGATTTTGGTGGGGCGTATTATCTATTTAATTTTGCCTTCAAAAGTGGTAGCGGGTATAGTGCGCGGAATAATGATCGGCCGTTGACTAAAGATGAACGATGGGCCCAAAAAGCGCCGCAACAAGTTTGGCAGCAAGTGACACAAGATAAGGATCACCTGCACTTAAAGGCGCGTTATTATCCAGCCGCGCATAAAACTGATAAAACGATGTTAGTAGCGCATGGTTATGGTGATAATAGTTTGACTTTAGGATCTTATATTAAGATGTTTCACCAAGCAGGCTATAATGTCTTGGCGCCGGATGATCGTGGTTCGGGACGCAGTGGTGGTCATTATCTAGGTTTTGGTTGGCAAGATCGTAATGATATGCAACAGTGGGTGCGACAAATTCTTTGTAAAAATGGTAATCAGACCCAAATTGGTTTATTTGGTGTGAGCATGGGCGCAGCCACGGTGATGTATTATCTAGGTTTACAAGTGCCGCACCAAGTTAAATTTGTCGTGGCTGATTGTGGTTATGCTTCTATTAAGGGTGAATTGGATCATGAATTAAAAGCGTTGTTTAATTTACCGAGCTTTCCATTGGTAGCGACAGCTAATCTGTATACTAAAATGTTAGCGCACTATGACTTTTATCAGGCTGATACAGCAAAAACGCTTAAGCATAATAAACTACCATTGTTTATTATTCATGGAACTAAAGATACTTTTGTACCGACGAAAAATGCGCGGATTAATTATCGTAATACGCATGGTCCCAAGAAACTTTGGCTGGTCAAGGGCGCAACGCATGCGCAATCCTATGAAACACAACCGGAGCAATATCGTCATAAAGTGTTAGCTTGGGCGCAAAAGTATTTTGCTAAGTAA
- a CDS encoding hemolysin family protein, with protein sequence MSDSQIFINLIWILVIFALAFFFILAEFALVTTRVSQIEDAIENQKGNAKKLKRALHMVNNLNEYLSTTQVGTTVTSLILGWIGEDTLQSFFNHFLGFSLKSSTTLHAVSSVIALLLLTYLQVVITEIVPKNISIDLPMKMLTLTVTPLQAFHTIAYPFVWLLNISATGIVKMIGMKPADSESEVFTQSEILRLSRDSVSSGQLDKNDLIYMQRAFDLNDKVAKDIMIDRTRLYVVDVTDTVNEVIKDYLQQGFSRFPVVADNNKDKILGYIYIYDLVRQKQVNGAIPVSRMLRSIVTVPENMPIHNILNLMIKKQTPIVVVVDEYGGTSGIVTDKDIYEELFGTVKDEVDNVSEEYIVNNQDGTYTISGQTTLYDFERYFKVDLSEFEDADSVTLSGYMLDHDPGLHLNSTVQIEQFTFKVVDFEHSYVNKFLVTFDKKVPISEPQKLN encoded by the coding sequence TTGTCTGACTCTCAGATATTTATCAACCTTATCTGGATTTTAGTCATTTTTGCTTTGGCGTTCTTTTTTATTTTGGCCGAGTTCGCGTTGGTAACCACCCGCGTCAGCCAAATTGAAGACGCCATTGAAAATCAGAAAGGAAATGCTAAAAAGTTAAAACGGGCTCTGCACATGGTCAATAATCTCAATGAATATTTGTCCACAACCCAAGTGGGGACGACTGTGACCAGCTTAATTTTAGGTTGGATTGGTGAAGACACTTTGCAGTCTTTTTTTAACCACTTTTTAGGCTTTTCACTTAAATCTTCAACTACACTGCACGCCGTCAGTTCTGTCATTGCTTTATTGTTATTAACTTACTTGCAGGTGGTCATCACCGAAATTGTACCGAAAAATATTAGTATTGATTTGCCGATGAAAATGTTGACGTTAACCGTGACACCACTACAAGCGTTTCATACCATCGCCTATCCATTTGTATGGTTATTGAATATTTCGGCGACGGGTATTGTTAAAATGATCGGCATGAAACCAGCCGATTCAGAAAGCGAAGTCTTTACGCAATCTGAAATTTTGCGGCTATCACGTGATTCTGTTAGCAGCGGCCAATTAGATAAAAACGACTTGATCTATATGCAGCGCGCCTTTGATTTGAATGACAAAGTCGCTAAAGATATCATGATTGATCGAACTCGTTTGTACGTTGTGGATGTCACGGATACAGTAAACGAAGTCATCAAAGACTACTTGCAACAAGGCTTCTCTCGTTTTCCCGTGGTCGCTGACAATAATAAGGATAAAATCTTAGGGTATATTTATATTTACGACTTGGTTCGTCAAAAACAAGTCAACGGTGCTATTCCCGTCAGTCGTATGTTACGTTCTATTGTCACGGTACCTGAAAACATGCCCATTCACAATATTTTAAATCTGATGATTAAAAAACAGACACCCATTGTTGTCGTTGTCGATGAATACGGTGGGACCAGCGGTATTGTGACTGATAAAGACATTTACGAGGAGCTTTTTGGCACGGTCAAAGATGAAGTGGACAATGTTTCCGAAGAATATATTGTCAATAATCAAGATGGCACTTACACTATCAGCGGACAAACGACTTTGTATGATTTTGAGCGTTATTTCAAAGTTGATTTAAGTGAGTTTGAAGATGCTGATTCTGTCACCTTATCTGGTTATATGCTTGATCACGATCCGGGGTTGCATTTAAATAGTACTGTCCAGATTGAACAATTTACATTTAAGGTGGTTGATTTTGAACATTCTTATGTGAACAAATTTTTGGTAACTTTTGATAAGAAAGTTCCCATCAGCGAACCGCAAAAATTAAATTAA
- a CDS encoding HAD hydrolase-like protein → MFENIFFDLDGTLINSGPGIMNSLKYAYQKAGLEVLADSVLKKFIGPPLADSLEKYSQIDAHSSLAKQLIADFQEYYGQKGWQELALYPEITQMLEQLLQNGKQLYITTAKPEKFAKQIINNLGLMSKFRGIYGADLSETMKKKDIIAQALRQNDLQSAQTIMIGDRNTDVFGAKANQVSTIGVLYGYGTAQELQMAGVVDLIAQPLELVEKV, encoded by the coding sequence TTGTTTGAAAATATTTTTTTTGATTTAGATGGAACATTGATTAATAGTGGTCCTGGCATCATGAATTCTTTGAAATATGCTTATCAAAAAGCGGGTTTAGAGGTGTTGGCTGATAGTGTTTTAAAAAAATTTATTGGTCCACCGCTGGCTGATAGTTTGGAAAAATATAGTCAAATTGATGCGCATAGTTCGTTAGCTAAGCAATTAATTGCCGATTTTCAAGAATATTATGGACAAAAAGGTTGGCAAGAATTAGCTCTTTATCCTGAAATTACCCAAATGCTGGAGCAATTATTGCAAAACGGCAAACAACTTTATATTACAACGGCCAAGCCAGAAAAATTTGCGAAGCAGATTATTAACAATTTGGGTCTGATGTCTAAGTTTCGTGGTATTTACGGTGCCGATTTAAGTGAAACAATGAAGAAAAAGGACATTATCGCCCAAGCGTTACGTCAAAATGATCTGCAATCTGCACAAACAATTATGATCGGTGATCGTAATACTGATGTTTTCGGTGCGAAAGCCAATCAAGTATCTACAATTGGTGTTTTGTATGGTTATGGTACGGCTCAGGAATTGCAAATGGCGGGAGTGGTGGATTTAATTGCTCAACCGCTAGAACTTGTAGAAAAGGTATGA
- the mazE gene encoding type II toxin-antitoxin system PemI/MazE family antitoxin: MSDKVVKIRKSGNSNILTVPKEIQPQAKEFRAFQGRDGMIVFIPKKNNPFKDADLIKQYQDSIQNEEFAGELFDSES, translated from the coding sequence ATGAGTGACAAAGTAGTTAAAATCAGAAAATCAGGTAATTCTAATATCTTAACTGTACCAAAGGAAATTCAACCACAGGCAAAAGAATTTAGAGCTTTTCAAGGGCGTGACGGAATGATTGTTTTTATTCCTAAAAAAAATAATCCCTTTAAAGATGCAGATTTGATTAAACAATATCAAGATTCGATTCAAAATGAAGAATTTGCAGGAGAATTATTCGATAGTGAAAGCTGA
- a CDS encoding class II fructose-bisphosphate aldolase, whose product MAYLDNGNQIFKDARKNHYAVGAYNTNNVEWTRAILRGAEETRTPLLIQVSTGAAKYMGGYKFVKDMVEDQMDAMNISVPVILNLDHGDYDSAIECIKLGYSSVMFDGHALPTEENLAKTKEILKLAHERGISVEAEIGKIGENQGAGELASVEDAKAFVAAGVDKLACGIGNIHGVYPEGWKGLNFDRLKEIADAVDVPLVLHGGSGIPEDQIKKAISLGISKVNINTEFQLAFQEATRKYFEEHKDEDKANKGYDPRKLLLPGTEAITDSMKEMINWLGTPSIDEELKSAAFDRSSLNEE is encoded by the coding sequence ATGGCTTATTTAGATAACGGTAATCAAATCTTTAAAGATGCGCGCAAGAATCATTACGCTGTCGGTGCTTACAACACGAACAATGTTGAATGGACACGTGCTATTTTACGGGGTGCTGAAGAAACAAGAACTCCATTGTTGATTCAAGTTTCAACCGGTGCTGCTAAGTACATGGGTGGCTACAAATTCGTTAAAGACATGGTTGAAGACCAAATGGATGCCATGAACATTTCAGTCCCTGTTATTTTGAACTTGGACCATGGTGACTATGATTCAGCAATCGAATGTATCAAATTAGGTTACTCTTCAGTCATGTTTGACGGTCATGCTTTACCAACCGAAGAAAATTTGGCTAAAACCAAAGAAATCTTGAAGTTAGCGCACGAACGTGGCATTTCTGTTGAAGCTGAAATTGGTAAAATTGGTGAAAATCAAGGTGCCGGTGAATTAGCTTCCGTCGAAGATGCTAAAGCTTTCGTTGCTGCTGGTGTTGACAAATTAGCTTGTGGTATTGGTAACATTCACGGCGTTTATCCTGAAGGCTGGAAGGGCTTGAACTTTGACCGTTTGAAGGAAATTGCCGATGCTGTTGATGTACCTTTAGTTTTGCATGGTGGTTCCGGTATTCCTGAAGATCAAATCAAAAAAGCTATTTCTCTTGGTATTTCCAAAGTTAATATCAACACTGAATTCCAACTAGCTTTCCAAGAAGCTACTCGTAAATACTTTGAAGAACATAAAGATGAAGATAAAGCCAACAAGGGTTACGATCCTCGTAAGTTGCTTCTTCCTGGTACTGAAGCAATTACCGATTCGATGAAGGAAATGATCAATTGGTTAGGTACTCCATCCATCGATGAAGAATTAAAATCTGCTGCTTTCGACCGTAGCTCATTAAACGAAGAATAA
- a CDS encoding C69 family dipeptidase, producing the protein MKSHRKKGSCTTILVGKNASIDGSTIIARNEDGNEPLHPQKFVYVKPEQQPHHYQAVLSKFNIDLPENPLGYTATPEAVSGHGLWAAAGINSDNVAMSATETITTNSRILGIDPLVDDGLGEEDMPTIVLPYIHSAQEGVKRLGQLLEQYGTYETNGICFADQDEVWYFESIGGHHWAAIRIPDDSYVVAPNRFNITEFDFQSPDTLSSDDLENLIEQYQLNPDPEGYNLRHIFGSASTKDTRYNNPRAWFGQKYFNPEFQTTPIDQDLPFICQATKKISIEDVKFVLSSHYQNTPYDVYGTTNNAEQKKLFRPIGINRNQEVHILQLRNDVAPELAGIHWLAFGPNTFNAVIPFYAHVNDTPATYRDTTAEFDPQKMYWLSNTLAAFGDGHFNLVEDSENVFEQNTVATCRHLQIQADAQSVKEPDITAYLTKINEQMAQISLTNATQLLGDMVKLVAPRMNLQFTLHD; encoded by the coding sequence ATGAAATCACATAGAAAAAAGGGTTCTTGTACAACAATTTTAGTTGGTAAAAACGCATCCATTGATGGTTCCACTATCATTGCCCGGAACGAAGATGGCAACGAACCGCTTCATCCGCAAAAATTTGTTTACGTCAAACCTGAACAACAACCCCATCATTACCAAGCTGTTTTAAGTAAATTCAATATTGATCTTCCTGAAAACCCACTTGGCTATACTGCTACACCGGAAGCCGTCAGTGGTCATGGTTTGTGGGCTGCTGCTGGCATCAACAGCGACAATGTTGCTATGAGTGCCACTGAAACTATTACGACCAACAGCCGTATTCTGGGTATTGATCCCCTAGTCGATGATGGTCTTGGTGAAGAAGATATGCCTACCATCGTGTTACCTTACATCCATAGTGCTCAAGAAGGTGTTAAACGTCTGGGGCAACTCTTGGAACAGTACGGTACGTACGAAACTAATGGGATTTGTTTTGCCGATCAAGATGAAGTTTGGTATTTTGAAAGCATCGGTGGGCACCACTGGGCTGCGATTCGAATTCCCGATGATTCTTACGTTGTCGCCCCAAATCGTTTTAATATTACAGAATTTGATTTTCAATCACCAGACACCTTAAGCAGTGATGATTTAGAAAATCTGATTGAACAATATCAACTCAATCCTGATCCGGAAGGCTATAATTTGCGGCATATCTTTGGCAGTGCTTCCACTAAAGATACGCGTTACAATAATCCACGAGCTTGGTTTGGTCAAAAATATTTCAATCCTGAATTCCAGACGACACCGATTGACCAAGATCTACCCTTTATTTGCCAGGCAACGAAAAAAATCAGTATTGAAGATGTCAAATTTGTCTTAAGTTCACATTATCAAAATACACCGTATGACGTTTACGGCACGACCAATAATGCTGAACAAAAGAAATTATTCCGTCCGATTGGCATTAATCGTAATCAAGAAGTGCATATTTTACAGTTGCGAAATGACGTTGCACCTGAATTAGCGGGGATTCATTGGCTAGCTTTCGGCCCCAATACCTTTAATGCTGTCATTCCATTTTATGCTCATGTTAATGACACGCCGGCCACTTACCGCGATACGACTGCTGAATTTGATCCGCAAAAGATGTACTGGCTCAGTAATACTTTAGCAGCTTTCGGTGACGGACATTTTAACTTGGTAGAAGATAGCGAAAATGTCTTTGAGCAAAATACTGTCGCAACTTGTCGTCATTTGCAGATTCAAGCTGACGCACAAAGTGTCAAGGAACCTGATATTACTGCTTATTTAACTAAAATCAACGAACAAATGGCGCAAATTTCATTGACTAATGCTACCCAACTACTAGGTGATATGGTCAAATTGGTTGCACCACGTATGAACCTCCAATTTACTTTACATGACTAG
- a CDS encoding SdrD B-like domain-containing protein: protein MLSFFVSLHITQASDTIAGSVAQKSTAPFSFTLTTQSGYNDGHKAYVSLNWDTVPNLQDGYILQKAQGSDLTSLDFKDTTSNYGKKIKVLNVYPDNYGDNGKYLGSWLSQKNPDGQVISDGLISVDYVAMSAFNTHPSQYLVKNSSGQYNYDGVYFGSHDVGGDDLSANALTVTKDFGLTGRSLIFGHDTVRSAHSNYGTFASNLGLKLNKPEVTLGSTTVAFTDNSKDGFLATYPNDLLKFEPNNKFTISFSHNEGQFYPYQGGGQRWLQYVGPPFFNPSLGAADMSYMNNAGVVSKNSSGAVADNNFYLVTNNNYALIQTGHTVGSCTPEEAMIIANMMYYTSTLNLSTKGEDRTVKDTAKPDAPTIDLYYGAATVVKQSLQGRLFSNDQPSTYYYRVKAKNNTETYYSDVMKQDVLSKVKGYIWQVDDSPDTQITPVADNEGNIDKTKNPHYVAVDTPANHAVTDMISKDSKGYLHAVAVDNDNNYSATTTKKVSSLFMGGQVQGTAWQDQNQDGKLDTTEAKLQDLDVSLLVSDINDKKLYVTSAKTDADGKYVFKNLLPGTYTVAIAKSAIKGKLPTKNGAGLDSALLLNQEETVDGVDYCLTDTFKVAANGTLQKNLGLDSQYNYLRFDHLPNLNFGRINLIFPESKTLTNQSGDNQVVVDDQRSAHPEFNDYYVPYQILMGLSVFQDGQNAVGLQQAQLDLRERDSATPIQLQPGQDTILYQQPVDSYTSKTFNFDDSAGNSLIKMLVPVPSSLNTIKPTQYTATLKYTIKNAP, encoded by the coding sequence GTGCTTAGTTTTTTCGTTTCCTTACATATAACGCAAGCCAGCGATACGATTGCCGGTAGCGTGGCTCAAAAATCAACAGCACCCTTTTCGTTCACATTGACCACGCAAAGCGGTTACAATGATGGGCACAAAGCTTATGTGAGTTTGAATTGGGACACCGTGCCCAATCTCCAAGACGGTTATATCTTACAAAAAGCGCAAGGTTCAGATCTAACTAGCTTGGATTTTAAGGATACAACGAGTAATTACGGTAAGAAAATTAAAGTTTTGAATGTTTATCCCGATAATTATGGCGATAATGGGAAGTATTTAGGAAGTTGGTTAAGTCAAAAAAATCCTGATGGACAAGTGATTTCGGACGGTTTAATCAGTGTTGACTATGTAGCCATGTCGGCATTTAACACTCATCCAAGTCAATATTTAGTTAAAAATAGTAGTGGCCAGTACAATTATGATGGGGTGTATTTTGGTTCACATGATGTTGGCGGTGATGATTTAAGTGCTAATGCGCTGACTGTGACCAAAGATTTTGGTCTCACCGGTCGTTCGCTAATTTTTGGACACGATACAGTACGTTCAGCCCATTCCAATTATGGAACTTTTGCCTCCAATTTGGGACTAAAGCTAAATAAGCCAGAGGTAACATTGGGATCAACAACTGTGGCGTTTACGGATAATTCTAAAGATGGTTTTTTAGCTACTTATCCGAATGATTTGTTGAAGTTTGAACCAAATAACAAATTTACGATTTCTTTTTCACATAATGAAGGTCAGTTTTATCCGTATCAAGGTGGAGGTCAGCGTTGGCTGCAATATGTTGGTCCACCTTTTTTTAATCCAAGTCTAGGGGCAGCTGATATGAGTTATATGAATAATGCTGGCGTGGTCAGCAAGAATTCTTCAGGTGCAGTAGCTGACAATAATTTTTATTTAGTCACTAATAATAATTACGCTCTGATTCAGACTGGTCATACAGTGGGTAGTTGTACCCCCGAAGAAGCCATGATTATTGCCAATATGATGTACTACACCAGTACTTTGAACTTGAGTACCAAGGGCGAGGACCGTACGGTCAAAGATACCGCTAAACCTGATGCACCCACGATTGATTTGTATTATGGTGCGGCGACTGTCGTCAAACAAAGTTTGCAAGGTCGCTTATTCAGTAACGATCAGCCATCGACTTATTATTACCGCGTCAAAGCCAAGAACAATACGGAGACTTACTATTCGGATGTGATGAAACAAGACGTTTTGAGTAAAGTGAAAGGCTATATTTGGCAGGTTGATGATAGTCCTGATACGCAAATTACACCCGTGGCGGATAATGAAGGCAATATCGACAAGACAAAGAATCCGCATTATGTAGCGGTTGACACGCCCGCTAATCACGCGGTAACGGACATGATTTCCAAGGATTCCAAGGGTTATTTGCACGCGGTGGCAGTAGATAACGATAATAATTATTCGGCGACAACCACCAAAAAAGTTTCGTCATTGTTTATGGGTGGTCAAGTTCAAGGCACAGCTTGGCAAGACCAGAATCAAGATGGCAAGCTGGATACCACGGAAGCTAAATTACAAGATTTAGATGTGAGTTTATTGGTGTCGGATATTAATGATAAGAAGTTATATGTCACGTCCGCAAAAACTGATGCCGACGGCAAATATGTATTTAAGAATTTGTTGCCGGGAACCTACACGGTGGCAATTGCTAAGTCAGCAATTAAAGGCAAATTGCCAACGAAAAACGGTGCTGGCTTGGATTCGGCGCTGTTATTGAATCAAGAAGAAACCGTCGATGGTGTGGATTATTGTTTGACCGATACTTTTAAAGTAGCCGCCAATGGCACGCTCCAAAAAAATCTGGGTTTGGATAGCCAATATAATTATTTGCGTTTTGACCATTTGCCGAATCTCAATTTCGGGCGAATCAATTTGATTTTTCCAGAAAGCAAAACGTTGACCAATCAAAGCGGTGATAACCAAGTCGTAGTCGACGATCAGCGCAGTGCGCATCCGGAATTCAATGATTATTATGTACCGTATCAAATTTTGATGGGGTTGAGTGTTTTTCAAGATGGGCAAAACGCTGTGGGTTTGCAACAAGCACAACTAGATTTACGAGAACGCGATTCTGCCACGCCAATCCAGTTGCAACCGGGCCAAGATACAATTTTGTATCAACAGCCGGTCGATAGTTATACCAGTAAAACTTTTAATTTTGATGATAGCGCCGGAAATTCCTTGATTAAAATGTTGGTGCCCGTGCCGTCTTCCTTGAATACGATTAAACCGACGCAATATACGGCCACGTTGAAATATACGATCAAAAATGCGCCGTAA
- the asnA gene encoding aspartate--ammonia ligase, producing MSLIIPKDYDPKLSIRETQNAIRYIRETFQTEFGKAMHLERLSAPMFVQPQTGLNDNLNGVEQPVSFTMQALDDDEQPLEIVHSLAKWKRSALKRYGFGLHEGLYTNMNAIRKDEAVDNLHSIYVDQWDWEAVIDRSERTLTTLKQTVQRIFKVIKHLEDEVWYRYPEAVYHLPEEIHFITTQELLDRYPDLTPRERENVICQELGAVFLMQIGGELSNGEKHDGRAPDYDDWQLNGDILFWYEPLQCALEVSSMGIRVDEKSLQSQLEMSGATKRLQYPYHQAILYNELPLTIGGGIGQSRICMLLLGKAHVGEVQASVWPQAMVEQCQTAGIQLL from the coding sequence ATGTCGTTAATTATCCCCAAAGATTATGATCCTAAATTATCAATTCGTGAAACGCAAAATGCTATTCGGTATATTCGTGAAACTTTTCAAACGGAGTTTGGCAAAGCCATGCATTTAGAACGTTTGTCAGCGCCGATGTTTGTGCAGCCGCAAACAGGATTGAACGACAATTTAAACGGCGTTGAACAACCAGTTTCATTTACTATGCAGGCATTAGATGATGATGAACAACCGTTGGAAATTGTGCATTCGTTGGCCAAATGGAAGCGTTCAGCCTTAAAGCGGTACGGTTTTGGCTTGCACGAAGGTTTATATACGAATATGAATGCGATTCGCAAAGATGAGGCCGTGGATAATTTACATTCCATTTATGTGGATCAATGGGATTGGGAAGCGGTGATTGATCGTTCCGAGCGGACGTTAACCACTTTGAAACAAACTGTGCAACGGATTTTTAAAGTGATTAAGCATTTGGAAGATGAAGTTTGGTATCGTTATCCCGAAGCGGTTTATCATTTGCCTGAGGAAATTCATTTTATCACAACGCAGGAATTATTAGATCGTTATCCGGATTTAACGCCACGTGAGCGTGAAAATGTGATTTGTCAGGAATTAGGTGCCGTCTTTTTGATGCAAATTGGTGGCGAATTAAGTAATGGTGAAAAGCATGATGGACGGGCGCCTGATTATGATGATTGGCAATTAAATGGTGATATTTTGTTCTGGTATGAGCCGCTGCAATGTGCTTTGGAAGTCTCGAGTATGGGGATTCGGGTGGATGAAAAGTCATTGCAAAGTCAATTAGAAATGTCGGGTGCAACAAAACGTTTGCAGTATCCATATCATCAAGCTATTTTGTACAATGAATTACCGCTCACCATTGGCGGAGGGATTGGTCAATCACGGATTTGCATGTTATTGTTAGGCAAAGCGCACGTTGGTGAAGTTCAAGCCAGCGTCTGGCCACAAGCGATGGTTGAGCAATGTCAGACAGCCGGAATTCAACTATTATAA